A part of Bacillota bacterium genomic DNA contains:
- a CDS encoding sensor domain-containing diguanylate cyclase, translating into MSDRDAARARAFVAVASSVQAVAAVEDMKTLLSALVTAVREGMDYETCAFGLIEETDILSFRAAAGRLNIAKDVKLGSAPPGFTCAAAVRHGRSLLVRDSEAEPFETCCSEARSELCSPVAARGRTLGVLVACDSTPNAYTPEDLEVHASIADCAGVIVDGFLTRERLGTYLEIDTTTGLYNRKHLVKRISEEVARSHRSGEPFAVVFFDIEGMQEINAVFGHAMGDAVIESVARAVKEGTRGSDVAARFGGDEFALLLPGVDASRAQIAANRVARLVSGRVLEAGGARMQAPEVQWWVVAYPVDGTTPDELLHEAYPTRRA; encoded by the coding sequence GTGAGCGACAGGGACGCCGCTCGCGCCAGAGCATTCGTGGCCGTGGCGTCTTCCGTGCAGGCTGTGGCCGCTGTTGAGGACATGAAAACCCTCCTCTCAGCCCTGGTGACGGCGGTTCGCGAGGGCATGGACTACGAGACCTGCGCGTTCGGGCTCATCGAGGAGACTGATATACTGAGCTTCCGGGCCGCAGCAGGGAGACTGAACATCGCCAAAGACGTGAAGCTTGGCTCTGCGCCGCCCGGTTTCACGTGTGCGGCGGCCGTGAGGCACGGCCGGAGCCTTCTAGTGCGCGACTCCGAGGCTGAGCCCTTCGAGACCTGCTGTTCGGAGGCTCGGTCTGAGCTCTGCTCTCCTGTTGCGGCACGAGGTCGTACATTGGGCGTTCTGGTTGCATGCGATTCGACGCCAAACGCCTACACTCCAGAAGACCTGGAGGTTCATGCTTCGATAGCTGATTGCGCCGGCGTCATTGTGGACGGATTCCTCACTCGGGAGAGGCTCGGCACGTACTTGGAGATTGACACTACCACAGGGCTTTACAACCGTAAACACCTTGTCAAGCGCATTTCTGAGGAGGTCGCGAGATCCCACCGAAGTGGTGAGCCTTTTGCAGTCGTCTTCTTCGACATCGAGGGGATGCAGGAGATCAACGCAGTGTTCGGTCACGCTATGGGCGATGCGGTCATTGAGTCGGTAGCCCGGGCTGTGAAGGAGGGCACACGCGGCAGTGATGTCGCTGCGAGGTTTGGGGGCGATGAGTTCGCTCTGCTGCTGCCGGGGGTGGACGCATCGCGCGCCCAGATAGCTGCGAACCGCGTGGCCCGCCTGGTGTCAGGACGAGTTCTCGAGGCCGGAGGCGCCAGGATGCAGGCACCCGAGGTCCAGTGGTGGGTGGTCGCATACCCTGTCGATGGGACCACCCCTGACGAGCTTCTGCATGAGGCGTACCCGACCCGAAGGGCCTGA
- a CDS encoding LysM peptidoglycan-binding domain-containing protein, with the protein MTIYVVRPGDTLFVIARRFGVTIESIAQLNDIPDPNVLVVGQALAIPEPQIESPVLRYTVVRGDTLWGIAALFDVTVAEIVAANNIADPNLIYVGQVLAILRWTFQTYTVVAGDTLSRIAARFGTTVEMLARVNRIADPNLIFVGQILIIPIRDVLARPKPLIETLGYIFPLTEASIRRILEETGRYITYTGIFSFPVEASGGLRPVTGFRPAVTVSRSLDISPLAVVSNFDGVNFNPAVARGAMTGAARSATIASILSLLAVENFAGVNVDFENMYPEDRQLYTSFIADLSAAVRGAGFLMTNAMAPKSADLPNQPWVGAFDYRALAPHLDFTLLMTYEWGWSGGPPEAIAPANLVRRVLEYAVVQIPPGKILQGMPLYGYDWLVPAPPGTLATTVTPPNAVALAARFGADINYDPIAQAPWFRYTDAAGRRHEVWFEDVRSVQAKHAMTEEFNLRGTGYWNLFYSFNQNWLVVEDRFRVRKYTGGIVRSGGLAAA; encoded by the coding sequence GTGACTATCTATGTTGTGCGACCAGGGGATACACTGTTCGTGATCGCGAGGCGTTTCGGAGTCACGATCGAGTCCATAGCACAGCTCAACGACATCCCGGACCCGAACGTTCTGGTGGTTGGGCAGGCCTTGGCAATCCCGGAGCCGCAGATCGAGTCCCCCGTACTCCGGTACACGGTAGTGCGCGGCGACACGCTTTGGGGAATCGCAGCCTTGTTCGATGTGACGGTGGCTGAGATCGTGGCTGCGAACAACATCGCTGATCCGAACCTGATCTATGTTGGTCAGGTCCTGGCTATACTCAGGTGGACCTTTCAGACCTATACGGTGGTGGCGGGCGACACTCTCTCGCGCATCGCTGCTCGGTTCGGCACCACCGTCGAGATGCTCGCCCGCGTCAACAGGATTGCAGATCCGAATCTCATTTTCGTCGGCCAGATCCTCATCATCCCCATCCGGGACGTCCTTGCGAGGCCGAAGCCTCTGATAGAGACGCTAGGGTACATCTTCCCACTCACGGAGGCGAGCATCAGGCGCATTCTGGAGGAAACGGGCCGGTACATCACGTACACTGGGATTTTCAGCTTCCCTGTGGAAGCTTCGGGAGGGCTGAGGCCTGTCACAGGGTTCAGGCCTGCCGTCACGGTGTCCCGGAGTCTCGACATATCTCCGCTAGCCGTCGTCTCCAACTTTGATGGGGTCAACTTCAACCCGGCGGTCGCGAGAGGCGCGATGACGGGGGCGGCCAGGTCAGCTACGATTGCGAGCATACTGAGCTTGCTGGCAGTCGAGAACTTCGCCGGGGTGAACGTGGATTTCGAGAACATGTACCCGGAGGATCGCCAGCTTTATACCTCGTTCATTGCAGATCTCTCGGCCGCAGTTCGAGGAGCAGGATTCCTCATGACAAACGCCATGGCCCCGAAGTCAGCAGACCTGCCAAACCAGCCTTGGGTAGGCGCCTTCGACTATCGAGCGCTTGCCCCTCATCTCGACTTCACATTGCTGATGACATATGAATGGGGCTGGTCTGGAGGGCCTCCGGAGGCGATTGCCCCTGCGAACCTGGTGAGACGCGTCCTCGAGTACGCGGTCGTGCAGATTCCACCAGGCAAGATCCTGCAGGGAATGCCGCTGTACGGTTATGACTGGCTGGTTCCTGCCCCTCCGGGAACCCTGGCGACCACAGTGACTCCGCCGAACGCTGTGGCGCTTGCCGCCCGTTTCGGTGCGGACATCAACTACGATCCCATCGCCCAGGCGCCTTGGTTCCGGTACACAGATGCGGCAGGCAGACGTCATGAGGTGTGGTTTGAGGACGTCAGGTCAGTGCAGGCCAAGCATGCTATGACAGAGGAGTTCAACCTGAGAGGCACCGGGTACTGGAACCTCTTCTACAGCTTCAACCAGAATTGGCTCGTGGTCGAGGACCGGTTCCGGGTGCGAAAGTACACAGGTGGGATCGTGAGGTCCGGAGGCCTGGCGGCGGCGTGA
- the pxpB gene encoding 5-oxoprolinase subunit PxpB, translating into MREYPRYVPAGDEGISIEHGNEISPEVATAVRRSMLALQRVAPAWLVEVVPSYRSLLVVYDPEKAQAGTVLRDLQAIEAAAGKSEFPAQTVLRIPVCYGGEYGPDLGDVSSHTGLSPEEVIALHSSPAYLVYMIGFTIGFPYLGGMSPRLATPRLASPRTRIPAGSVGIAGQQTGIYSVDSPGGWRLIGRTPLKLADPTTDPPCLLAAGDYVRFVPVGPEEYLDILEQVEAGRYSPVRETVGMEGATAVGSGS; encoded by the coding sequence ATGCGGGAGTACCCGCGGTATGTGCCCGCGGGGGATGAGGGCATATCGATCGAGCACGGAAATGAGATATCTCCCGAGGTTGCAACGGCGGTGCGCCGGTCTATGCTCGCACTCCAGAGGGTCGCGCCCGCCTGGCTTGTGGAGGTTGTGCCGTCCTACAGATCATTGCTGGTCGTGTACGACCCCGAGAAGGCCCAGGCAGGCACGGTGTTGCGTGATCTGCAGGCGATTGAAGCAGCGGCAGGGAAGTCTGAGTTCCCCGCTCAGACCGTTTTGCGGATCCCTGTGTGTTACGGTGGCGAGTACGGGCCGGATCTCGGGGATGTATCGTCCCATACCGGGCTCTCTCCCGAGGAAGTCATCGCATTGCACTCGAGCCCGGCCTATCTGGTATACATGATAGGGTTCACCATAGGCTTCCCGTACCTGGGCGGAATGTCGCCAAGGCTCGCCACACCACGATTGGCGTCTCCCAGAACGCGCATCCCGGCGGGCTCCGTGGGTATTGCAGGCCAACAGACTGGCATTTACTCTGTGGACAGCCCCGGAGGGTGGCGGCTCATCGGCCGCACACCTCTTAAGCTTGCCGATCCAACCACCGATCCCCCATGCCTTCTTGCGGCGGGAGACTATGTCAGGTTTGTTCCTGTGGGGCCCGAGGAGTACCTGGACATCCTCGAGCAGGTTGAGGCCGGCAGGTATTCGCCTGTTCGGGAGACTGTCGGGATGGAGGGGGCGACCGCAGTTGGCAGCGGTTCTTGA
- a CDS encoding 5-oxoprolinase subunit PxpA, whose protein sequence is MAIDLNSDVGEGFGSYRLGDDGLVLKAVTSANVACGFHAGDPRVMRITVGLAARLGVEVGAHPGYPDLVGFGRRDMSLSPDEVHDDLVYQIGALWAFARRQGVRLTHVKPHGALYNRAATDRPVADAIASAVRSLDMGLILVGLAGSELCAAGMRAGIPVAGEAFADRAYKPDGTLVPRSRQGAVISDQAQVVKRAVSIARDHVVETADGGKIPVVARTICLHGDTRQAAELAMAVRRGLSEAGVEVRPLSVVVGGGGE, encoded by the coding sequence ATGGCAATCGACCTCAACAGTGATGTTGGGGAGGGTTTCGGCAGTTATCGTCTTGGTGATGACGGCTTAGTCCTGAAGGCCGTAACCAGCGCCAACGTGGCGTGCGGGTTCCACGCTGGAGATCCACGGGTGATGCGGATCACCGTCGGGCTTGCCGCAAGGCTCGGCGTCGAAGTGGGAGCACACCCTGGGTACCCGGATCTCGTGGGCTTCGGGAGACGAGACATGTCTTTGTCTCCGGACGAAGTCCATGACGACCTTGTCTACCAGATCGGTGCACTGTGGGCTTTCGCGAGACGACAAGGCGTGCGGCTTACGCACGTGAAGCCACACGGGGCGCTCTACAACCGCGCTGCCACCGACAGACCGGTCGCAGATGCCATTGCGAGCGCTGTCCGGTCGCTGGATATGGGCCTCATCCTGGTGGGGCTCGCAGGCTCGGAGCTTTGTGCGGCGGGGATGCGTGCGGGCATACCGGTAGCTGGGGAGGCTTTCGCGGACCGCGCGTACAAGCCAGACGGGACACTCGTGCCTCGTTCGCGCCAGGGCGCAGTCATCTCTGACCAGGCGCAGGTAGTCAAGAGGGCGGTGTCCATCGCGAGGGATCATGTAGTCGAGACGGCGGACGGCGGGAAGATCCCCGTCGTGGCGCGGACCATATGTCTCCACGGCGATACCCGTCAGGCAGCCGAACTGGCAATGGCAGTTCGACGCGGGCTTTCCGAGGCTGGGGTCGAGGTTCGGCCACTCAGTGTGGTTGTCGGGGGTGGAGGCGAGTGA
- a CDS encoding CBS and ACT domain-containing protein — MVKDPWAGIGAMFVRDRMTTRPLTVPPETSVMDALELMRRNKVRRLPVMAGDSLVGIVTELDLLHVSPSPATSLSVFEINYLVSKMRVKDAMTTDVITVSPDDTVEKAAMTMRENKIGGLPVMEGKKLVGIITETNIFDAFLEMLGVTKVGVRITVDVPDRKGVLADLTDAIRDADANIISLATFGLAPGRARIVLRLEPQNADAAADAISARGFELVHKTKSYVQF; from the coding sequence ATGGTGAAAGATCCCTGGGCAGGGATCGGAGCGATGTTTGTGAGAGACAGAATGACCACACGCCCCCTAACGGTTCCCCCCGAGACCTCCGTCATGGACGCGCTCGAGCTCATGAGGCGTAATAAGGTGCGGAGGCTCCCGGTCATGGCTGGAGACAGTCTCGTCGGCATCGTTACTGAGCTGGACCTGCTCCACGTCTCGCCTTCCCCGGCTACTTCGCTCTCTGTGTTTGAAATCAACTACCTGGTCTCGAAGATGAGAGTGAAGGACGCCATGACCACCGATGTCATCACGGTCTCCCCTGACGACACTGTCGAGAAGGCCGCCATGACCATGAGGGAGAACAAGATTGGTGGACTCCCCGTAATGGAAGGCAAGAAGCTCGTCGGAATCATAACTGAGACCAACATCTTCGATGCCTTCCTCGAGATGCTCGGAGTCACCAAGGTGGGCGTCCGCATCACTGTGGATGTTCCCGACAGGAAGGGTGTCCTCGCAGATCTCACTGACGCGATTCGGGACGCGGATGCCAACATCATCAGCCTGGCCACGTTTGGCCTGGCCCCTGGACGCGCCAGGATCGTGCTGAGGCTCGAGCCCCAGAACGCCGACGCTGCCGCGGACGCGATATCCGCCAGAGGTTTCGAGCTCGTGCACAAGACCAAATCCTACGTCCAGTTCTAG
- a CDS encoding putative hydro-lyase, producing MIVDWAGASPAAFRKEVRAGRWRRPTSGVCLGYTQANLVVLPADLAFDFLVFATRNPKPCPLLEVLERGDPVPRLVAEGADIRTDIPRYRVYRRGTLDGELTDMMTLWRDDFVGFLIGCSFSFEGRLIEEGIPVRHVECGCNVPMYITNIQCRPAGPFRGPMVVSMRPIPAPLVARAVEITAAVPAVHGAPVHVGAPEALGILDIGRPDFGDAVPIGEGEVPVFWACGVTPQAVALAAKPEIMVTHAPGHMFVCDIRDAHIGEFIQGIGTRECGPDPHSPDGVGRQASGKRC from the coding sequence ATGATTGTGGATTGGGCTGGGGCATCCCCGGCTGCATTTCGCAAAGAGGTGAGGGCGGGCAGGTGGAGGCGTCCGACGTCCGGAGTATGCCTCGGGTACACCCAGGCCAACCTGGTAGTGCTCCCAGCTGACCTTGCATTCGATTTCCTCGTCTTCGCGACCCGGAACCCTAAGCCATGCCCTCTGCTTGAGGTACTCGAGCGAGGGGACCCCGTGCCGAGGCTGGTTGCAGAGGGCGCCGATATCCGAACGGACATCCCGAGGTACAGGGTGTACAGGCGAGGCACCCTCGATGGTGAGCTCACCGACATGATGACACTGTGGCGCGACGACTTCGTGGGCTTTCTGATAGGGTGCAGTTTCTCTTTCGAAGGCAGGCTGATCGAAGAGGGGATACCTGTTCGCCATGTCGAATGCGGGTGCAACGTTCCCATGTATATTACGAACATCCAATGCAGGCCGGCAGGGCCTTTCCGCGGGCCTATGGTAGTGAGCATGAGACCCATCCCTGCCCCGCTGGTGGCCAGGGCGGTAGAGATCACTGCTGCCGTCCCCGCGGTGCACGGAGCCCCGGTCCATGTCGGGGCACCTGAGGCTCTGGGGATACTGGACATCGGCCGCCCCGACTTCGGTGACGCGGTCCCGATCGGGGAAGGGGAGGTCCCGGTGTTCTGGGCGTGTGGTGTCACGCCGCAGGCAGTTGCCCTGGCGGCCAAGCCGGAGATCATGGTGACCCACGCACCAGGGCACATGTTTGTGTGTGACATCCGAGATGCTCACATCGGCGAGTTCATCCAAGGCATCGGGACCCGTGAGTGTGGCCCTGATCCGCACTCCCCGGACGGGGTGGGGAGACAGGCTTCCGGGAAGCGATGCTAG